The following coding sequences lie in one Nakaseomyces glabratus chromosome K, complete sequence genomic window:
- the AGC1 gene encoding citrin (CAGL0K02365g~Ortholog(s) have L-aspartate transmembrane transporter activity, L-glutamate transmembrane transporter activity, antiporter activity, uniporter activity), with product MASSKMEQLNSNGRKKLEQVAIFKRFASTIDDTQDDKTASILSFLKSSHGDNGIGARTTVERTGHKSTGEMVLMYDDFVRLISNSQQFYSKFSGHTFNLNQVPANTFGCIFFAMDENNKGYLTISDWFQLNNILEHENYHLIILYEFFRKFDVEKTNAQLRKSVFGGSKYRKQNTLHHSPDSGYGERLPFNTKSINYANKFLSFDELLLNLDQFKETISLLQNCIKNDDFVQKNDLILHWDKFDFLKLYQCFHYGKPYLTLNSLVTILQNDLKYEKMITGFRHLAQFDASRHRLSLNKNQLVYLLKLFYSHKVSADIFESLNLSNTKLIKSDNNSIAFNVYRDIFYLFQNFDLLNQVFLKYAEDNNMSDRDIREQVITKKNLMDFLNKQYNKVTNISEFSPSQINLLFSIVANSKEYNRHRTRLIQNSQELNHEDSEINHFIHNEFMHGGRNKKEELETFNDNYKDIANGFAQDSNIKSISKTSTGWFERVFGGRSDIATMRSDLTVQDFLKILNPNYLNDVVHRLELRHIEEESLYTNYYFYPIFDSLYNFSLGSVAGCIGATIVYPIDFVKTRMQAQRSLSQYKNSIDCFLKILSREGIRGVYSGLGPQLIGVAPEKAIKLTVNDYMRNKLKDKNGKLGLLSEIISGASAGACQVIFTNPLEIVKIRLQVKGEYVAENAENAKLTALQIIKRLGLPGLYKGAAACLLRDVPFSAIYFPTYAHLKRDLFNFDPNDKNKRSRLNTWELLSAGALAGMPAAYLTTPFDVIKTRLQIDPKKGETIYKGIIHAARTILREESFKSFFKGGAARVLRSSPQFGFTLAAYELFHNIFPLPNDKDKFVISEDDRRAKILNNNARGPNIDKRELTRIVENPYSDSYLNYYYKSCQVAKTFIELDNNFAKFDYGTYLKFHEHLRAISRGEDP from the coding sequence CATAAAAGTACCGGAGAAATGGTGTTGATGTATGATGATTTTGTTCGTCTTATATCTAATTCACAGCAGTTTTATTCGAAATTCAGCGGGCATACATTCAATCTGAACCAAGTACCAGCTAACACATTTGGTTGTATATTCTTTGCAATGGATGAGAATAATAAGGGTTATTTAACAATAAGCGATTGGTTTCAACTAAACAACATACTGGAGCATGAAAATTACCATCTAATAATACTGTATGAGTTCTTCAGAAAGTTTGACGTGGAGAAGACTAATGCCCAATTGAGAAAGTCAGTCTTTGGGGGGAGCAAATACAGAAAGCAGAATACACTTCACCACTCTCCCGACTCTGGCTATGGAGAAAGACTGCCATTCAATACAAAGTCCATTAATTATGCAAATAAGTTCTTGAGTTTTGATGAGCTTCTCCTCAATTTGGATCAATTTAAAGAAACAATATCCTTATTACAGAACTGCATTAAAAATGACGATTTTGTACAGAAGAATGACCTAATTCTTCATTGGGACaagtttgattttttgaagTTATACCAATGCTTCCATTATGGAAAGCCATATTTGACTCTTAACTCATTAGTGACAATACTACAGAATGATTTAAAGTATGAAAAAATGATTACAGGGTTCAGACATTTAGCCCAATTTGATGCATCCAGACACAGATTAtctttgaataaaaatcaaCTAGTCTACTTGTTGAAATTATTCTACTCCCATAAAGTTTCTGCAGATATATTTGAGTCTCTGAATCTTTCTAACACAAAACTAATCAAATCGGATAATAACTCAATTGCATTTAATGTCTACAGAGACATTTtctatttatttcaaaattttgatttactaaatcaagtttttttaaaatatgcTGAAGATAATAACATGAGTGACCGTGATATTAGAGAGCAAGTAATCACCAAGAAAAACCTAATGGATTTTTTAAACAAGCAGTATAATAAGGTCACCAATATAAGTGAATTCTCGCCATCTCAAATAAATCTATTATTCTCTATTGTTGCTaattcaaaagaatataataGACATCGTACGCGCTTAATCCAAAATTCACAGGAATTGAACCATGAAGATTCAGAAATTAATCATTTTATTCATAATGAATTTATGCACGGGGGGAGAAATAAGAAGGAAGAGTTAGAAACATTCAATGATAACTATAAGGATATCGCTAATGGTTTTGCTCAAGACTCGAATATTAAAAGTATTTCTAAAACAAGCACAGGTTGGTTTGAACGAGTGTTTGGTGGACGGAGTGACATTGCAACTATGCGTTCAGATCTTACAGTTCAGGACTttttgaagattttgaaCCCAAACTATTTGAATGATGTTGTTCATAGATTGGAACTTCGCCATATTGAAGAGGAGTCTCTTTACACCAACTATTATTTCTACCCAATATTTGATTCGCTGTATAACTTCTCACTAGGCTCTGTTGCAGGATGTATTGGAGCTACTATTGTTTATCCAATTGATTTTGTTAAAACAAGGATGCAAGCCCAAAGATCTCTATCGCAATACAAGAACTCCATTGATTGTTTCTTGAAGATACTGTCAAGAGAAGGTATAAGAGGTGTTTATTCGGGATTGGGACCTCAGCTGATAGGAGTTGCACCTGAAAAGGCGATCAAACTGACTGTAAATGATTATATGCGTAATAAACTGAAAGACAAGAACGGTAAACTTGGTCTACTGTCAGAAATTATTTCTGGTGCTTCTGCTGGTGCTTGCCAAGTGATATTTACTAACCCGCTTGAGATTGTTAAGATTAGATTACAAGTCAAAGGTGAATATGTGGCCGAAAACGCGGAGAATGCAAAATTGACTGCATTGcaaattatcaaaagacTGGGCTTGCCAGGTTTATACAAAGGAGCTGCCGCTTGTTTGTTGAGAGATGTTCCATTTTCGGCGATATATTTCCCAACCTATGCCCATCTAAAAAGGGATCTGTTCAATTTTGATCCTAAtgacaaaaataaaagatcGCGTCTAAACACCTGGGAACTTCTTTCTGCAGGTGCTTTAGCCGGCATGCCAGCTGCGTATCTGACAACACCATTCGACGTGATCAAGACACGTTTACAAATTGATCCAAAGAAAGGTGAGACTATATACAAGGGTATTATTCATGCAGCGCGTACTATTTTGAGGGAAGAAAGTTTTAAGAGCTTTTTTAAAGGTGGTGCTGCCAGAGTGCTAAGAAGTTCACCACAGTTTGGGTTTACTTTAGCTGCGTATGAGCTGTTCCACAATATATTCCCATTACCAAATGACAAGGACAAATTTGTTATATCAGAAGATGATAGAAGAGCTAAGATTCTCAACAATAACGCTCGTGGACCGAATATTGATAAGAGAGAGTTGACCAGAATAGTAGAAAATCCGTACAGTGACAGCTACCTCAATTACTACTATAAGAGCTGTCAAGTTGCGAAGACATTCATAGAACTAGACAACAATTTTGCTAAGTTTGACTATGGTACATACTTGAAATTTCACGAGCATTTGAGAGCTATATCGAGAGGTGAAGACCCTTGA
- the ROK1 gene encoding RNA-dependent ATPase ROK1 (CAGL0K02387g~Ortholog(s) have cytosol localization), translating into MDIFRVLTRGASINKKANQKGKTVDYSTADTDNDKVDNKQVEKQLNRELDFFRNKKIVSKVETAKAKLEDSVEDSHQQDNNDDVTEVAYDVKITTKEQASALRKSYKGNITGEDIPLPIGSFEDLISRFSLDKRLLNNLIENHFTEPTPIQCEAIPLCLNGRDLLACAPTGSGKTLAFLIPLLQQIIEEKNFSGVKGLIISPTKELATQIFNECVKLSKRIYLDKKRPLQVAILSKSLGAKLRNKVISDKKYDLIISTPLRLIDVVKNEALDLSNVKHLIFDEADKLFDKTFIEQTDDILNSCTDPSMRKSMFSATIPSSVEETANSIMNDPVRVIIGHKEAANTNIEQKLIFCGNEEGKLIAIRQLVQQGEFKPPIIIFLESIARAKALYHELMYDRINVDVIHAERTAIQREKIIERFKTGELWCLICTDVLARGIDFKGVNLVINYDVPTTAQAYVHRIGRTGRGGRSGKAVTLYTKLDSVAIKPIINVMKQSGCEVEGWMNNISKITKREKEAIKKGKSHKERDQISTVPKVERLKRKKKQDMIRASKRRQLESNAIESAD; encoded by the coding sequence ATGGATATCTTTAGAGTGTTAACGAGAGGTGCATCGATCAACAAGAAGGCCAACCAAAAAGGTAAGACGGTTGACTACAGTACTGCAGACACTGATAATGATAAGGTTGATAATAAACAAGTTGAAAAACAGCTGAATAGAGAGCTTGACTTTTTCAGAAACAAGAAGATTGTGAGTAAAGTAGAGACTGCAAAGGCTAAGCTAGAGGATTCAGTAGAAGACAGTCATCAACAAGATAATAACGATGATGTTACGGAGGTTGCCTATGATGTTAAGATAACAACTAAAGAGCAGGCAAGTGCGTTAAGAAAGTCTTATAAGGGTAATATTACTGGTGAAGATATACCGTTGCCTATCGGTTCTTTTGAAGATTTGATTTCAAGATTTTCGCTTGATAAGCGTTTACTTAATAATCTTATAGAAAATCATTTCACTGAACCAACACCTATTCAATGTGAAGCCATCCCACTTTGCTTGAATGGTCGTGATTTGTTGGCATGTGCGCCCACGGGTTCTGGTAAGACTCTAGCTTTCTTAATTCCACTGCTACAACAAataattgaagaaaagaatttcTCAGGTGTCAAAGGTCTGATAATATCGCCTACCAAAGAATTGGCAACGCAAATATTTAACGAGTGTGTTAAATTgtcaaaaagaatatatttgGATAAGAAGAGGCCACTACAAGTTGCCATTCTTTCGAAGTCCCTGGGTGCTAAACTAAGAAACAAAGTAATTAGTGACAAGAAGTACGACTTGATTATCTCGACACCTCTACGTTTGATAGATGTGGTCAAGAACGAGGCTTTGGACTTATCTAATGTCAAGCATTTAATCTTTGATGAAGCTGATAAACTGTTTGACAAGACCTTTATCGAGCAAACTgatgatattttgaattcATGTACTGATCCAAGTATGAGAAAGTCGATGTTTTCGGCTACAATCCCAAGTAGCGTTGAGGAAACAGCTAATTCAATTATGAATGATCCAGTTAGAGTAATTATAGGTCACAAGGAAGCAGCCAATACAAATATCGAACAAAAATTGATCTTTTGCGGTAACGAAGAAGGTAAGTTAATAGCAATCAGACAACTAGTGCAACAAGGTGAGTTCAAGCCACctattattatctttttggAATCCATTGCTAGAGCTAAGGCTTTGTACCATGAGTTGATGTATGATAGAATAAATGTTGATGTTATCCATGCTGAAAGAACTGCTattcaaagagaaaaaataatagaacGTTTCAAGACTGGTGAGCTATGGTGTTTGATATGTACGGATGTTTTAGCAAGAGGTATTGACTTCAAAGGTGTAAATTTAGTTATAAATTATGACGTACCAACTACAGCTCAAGCCTATGTCCATAGGATTGGTAGAACTGGTAGAGGTGGAAGAAGTGGTAAGGCAGTCACTTTGTATACTAAGCTTGACTCCGTTGCTATTAAGCCTATCATTAATGTTATGAAGCAAAGTGGCTGTGAAGTAGAAGGATGGATGAATAACATTTCTAAGATCACTAAGCGTGAAAAGGAAGCTATAAAGAAAGGAAAGTCACATAAGGAAAGAGATCAAATAAGTACAGTTCCAAAGGTAGAAAGattgaagagaaaaaagaagCAAGATATGATTCGCGCTTCAAAGAGAAGGCAACTAGAATCCAACGCAATAGAATCTGCTGATTGA
- the ATP20 gene encoding F1F0 ATP synthase subunit g (CAGL0K02409g~Ortholog(s) have proton-transporting ATP synthase activity, rotational mechanism activity and role in ATP synthesis coupled proton transport, cristae formation, protein complex oligomerization) — protein MIERLQSLANRLVVRGNQLATKSIYYGKVTAEVSKQIYAKEGLKPPTVNEFKSTYCKLYKQGLQYFNKPSEIINCAKNIKKPDALKYGSYLVQFLGFYSVGEIIGRRKFIGYKNYEHNAKAAH, from the coding sequence ATGATTGAACGTTTACAATCTTTAGCTAACAGATTGGTAGTTAGAGGAAACCAACTAGCTACCAAGTCAATCTACTATGGTAAAGTTACTGCTGAAGTCTCCAAGCAAATATATGCAAAGGAAGGTTTGAAGCCACCTACTGTCAACGAATTCAAGAGCACATACTGCAAACTATACAAGCAAGGATTGCAATACTTCAATAAGCCATCTGAGATTATTAACTGTGCTAAGAATATCAAGAAACCTGATGCTCTAAAGTACGGTTCTTACTTGGTCCAATTTCTTGGTTTTTACTCTGTTGGTGAAATAATcggaagaagaaagtttATTGGCTACAAGAATTATGAACACAATGCCAAAGCTGCTCATTAA
- the MCM4 gene encoding MCM DNA helicase complex subunit MCM4 (CAGL0K02431g~Ortholog(s) have 3'-5' DNA/RNA helicase activity, ATP-dependent four-way junction helicase activity, DNA replication origin binding, chromatin binding and single-stranded DNA binding, more) has translation MSNNPSSPVMGPIDEGSSSPGRNQPSSMGPNGDPSSPALFFNSSSSQPQGDSQPVAPSSPIHFPSSSNRPMSSDVHSQGRRSNRNHLAANRSSALGRFSDYGSDRQVLHSSSSNMGGYPSQRTNLRRNDIHASDLSSPRRIVDFDSRSGIQQPSSSSSSMPSEATEPLRIIWGTNVSIQECANSFRNFLMSFKYKYRRVLDGKTDITDDEAEEELYYVKQLNEMRELGTSNLNLDARNLLAFKQTEELYYQLLNYPQEVISIMDQTIKDCMVSLVVDNQLEHELDEIESKFYKVRPYNVETQKGMRELNPNDIDKLISLKGLVLRATPVIPDMKVAFFKCNICDHTMAVEIDRGVIQEPARCERVDCNEANSMTLIHNRCSFADKQVIKLQETPDLVPDGQTPHSVSLCVYDELVDSCRAGDRIEVTGTFRSIPIKANSRQRVLKSLYKTYIDVVHVKKVSNTRIGVDVSTIEQELLQNKLDNNDVEEVRQISDAEIEKIKQVAQRPDLYDLLARSIAPSIYELDDVKKGILLQLFGGTNKTFKKGGRYRGDINILLCGDPSTSKSQILQYVHKIAPRGVYTSGKGSSAVGLTAYVTRDVDSKQLVLESGALVLSDGGICCIDEFDKMSESTRSVLHEVMEQQTISVAKAGIITTLNARSSILASANPIGSRYNPNLPVTENIDLPPPLLSRFDLVYIILDKVDESTDRDLAKHLTSLYLEDKPAHVTTDDVLPIDFLTQYINYVKQNVHPLVTEQAKNELVKAYVGMRKMGDDSRSDEKRITATTRQLESMIRLSEAHAKMRLSSTVDLEDVREAVRLMKSAIKDYATDPKTGKIDMNLVQTGKSVIQRKLQEDLAREIIRILKEYPADSMSFNELIKQINEQAQDRVEPSQVSSTLSRLQQEDKVIILGEGVRRSVRLNIRV, from the coding sequence ATAATCCCAGTTCTCCAGTGATGGGTCCTATTGATGAGGGAAGTTCTTCTCCCGGCCGCAACCAGCCCTCAAGCATGGGTCCAAATGGTGATCCATCCAGTCCAGCATTGTTTTTTAACTCATCATCATCCCAACCACAGGGTGATTCTCAACCTGTCGCCCCATCTTCGCCAATTCATTTCCCATCTTCCTCTAACAGACCAATGAGCTCAGATGTTCACTCTCAAGGAAGAAGGAGCAACAGAAATCACCTTGCAGCCAACAGATCGAGTGCTTTAGGAAGATTCTCTGACTACGGAAGCGATAGACAGGTACTACATAGTTCCTCTTCTAATATGGGCGGCTACCCTTCTCAGAGAACTAATTTAAGAAGAAATGATATTCACGCCTCAGATCTATCCTCACCAAGAAGGATTGTAGACTTCGACTCCAGGTCAGGTATACAGCaaccttcttcttcttcctcttcaatGCCTTCCGAAGCTACCGAACCTCTAAGAATTATTTGGGGTACAAATGTCAGCATACAAGAATGTGCCAATAGCTTCAGGAATTTCCTGATGTCATTTAAGTACAAGTATAGAAGAGTTTTGGATGGGAAGACAGATATAACCGATGAtgaagcagaagaagaactatACTATGTGAAGCAACTTAATGAAATGAGAGAACTTGGTACATCAAATTTAAACCTCGATGCACGCAATTTGCTAGCATTTAAACAAACCGAGGAGTTGTATTATCAACTATTGAACTATCCACAAGAAGTCATATCAATTATGGATCAAACCATCAAAGACTGTATGGTATCTCTTGTGGTTGATAACCAATTAGAACATGAGTTAGACGAAATTGAGTCGAAGTTTTACAAAGTAAGACCTTACAATGTTGAAACTCAAAAAGGTATGAGAGAATTGAATCCAAATGATATAGATAAGTTGATAAGCCTGAAAGGGTTGGTTCTTAGAGCGACACCTGTTATACCAGACATGAAAGTAGCTTTTTTCAAATGTAATATTTGTGATCACACCATGGCTGTTGAAATCGATCGTGGTGTAATTCAGGAACCAGCTAGATGTGAACGTGTTGATTGTAATGAGGCTAACTCTATGACGCTAATTCATAATAGATGCTCTTTCGCTGATAAACAAGTTATTAAACTGCAAGAAACTCCTGATTTGGTTCCAGATGGACAAACACCTCACTCTGTTTCTCTATGTGTTTACGACGAGTTAGTTGATAGTTGCCGTGCTGGTGACAGAATTGAAGTTACAGGTACCTTCAGATCAATCCCCATCAAGGCCAACTCTAGACAACGTGTCTTAAAATCTTTATACAAAACATACATTGATGTCGTCCATGTAAAAAAGGTCTCGAACACTAGAATTGGTGTTGATGTTTCAACTATCGAACAAGAACTATTGCAAAATAAACTAGATAATAATGATGTCGAAGAAGTAAGACAAATCTCTGATGCTGAAATCGAGAAGATAAAGCAGGTTGCACAAAGACCCGATCTTTATGATCTTCTTGCGAGATCTATAGCGCCAAGTATTTATGAATTAGATGACGTCAAAAAGGGTATATTACTACAATTATTTGGTGGTACTAACAAAACGTTTAAGAAGGGTGGTCGTTATAGAGGTGATATTAACATTTTGCTATGTGGTGACCCCTCCACATCCAAATCCCAGATCTTACAATATGTTCATAAAATTGCTCCTAGAGGTGTCTACACATCTGGTAAGGGTTCATCAGCAGTAGGTCTAACGGCATATGTCACAAGAGATGTCGATAGTAAACAATTAGTTTTAGAGAGTGGTGCCTTAGTGCTTTCTGATGGTGGTATCTGTTGTATTGATGAATTCGATAAAATGAGTGAATCAACTAGATCTGTTCTTCACGAAGTGATGGAACAACAAACGATCTCCGTTGCTAAAGCTGGTATTATCACAACATTGAATGCTAGAAGTTCCATTTTAGCTAGTGCAAACCCTATTGGATCCCGTTATAACCCTAATCTACCTGTTactgaaaatattgatctTCCACCCCCATTACTGTCAAGATTCGACCttgtttatattattttggaTAAAGTTGATGAAAGCACTGACCGTGATCTGGCAAAACACTTGACCAGTCTTTATCTAGAGGACAAGCCTGCACATGTTACTACCGATGATGTTCTCCCAATCGATTTCTTAACACAATACATCAATTATGTCAAACAGAATGTTCATCCACTTGTAACAGAGCAAGCAAAAAATGAACTTGTAAAGGCTTATGTTGGCATGAGAAAAATGGGTGACGATTCAAGATCAGATGAAAAGAGAATTACTGCAACAACGAGACAGCTTGAAAGTATGATTCGTTTATCTGAAGCCCATGCCAAGATGAGATTATCAAGCACTGTAGATCTTGAAGACGTCCGTGAGGCTGTCAGATTAATGAAATCGGCTATTAAAGATTACGCAACTGATCCAAAGACAGGTAAAATCGATATGAATTTGGTTCAAACTGGTAAATCAGTTATACAGCGTAAATTACAAGAGGATTTGGCTAGGGAGATAATACGTATTCTGAAGGAGTATCCAGCTGACTCTATGAGTTTCAATGAGTTGATCAAGCAAATCAATGAACAAGCACAAGACAGAGTAGAACCAAGTCAAGTGTCAAGCACTTTATCCAGGTTACAGCAGGAAGATAAAGTGATTATCCTGGGTGAAGGTGTTAGAAGATCAGTACGTCTGAATATCAGAGTATGA